Genomic DNA from Comamonas antarctica:
CCGAGCGCAAGTTGCAGAAAACGCGCAAGGATGGCCAAGGTGCGCGCTCGCGCGACCTGTCGCATCTCGCGATCCTGGGGATGGGTGCGGTCGCCATGCTGATCGGCGCGCAGCCGCTGATCAATCACCTGAAGCTGGCCTTCATCCACCAGTTCTCGTTCAACGCCCAGACCGTGCAGACGCCGGCGCTGATGCTCGAGCGCCTGCTGCAGATGGGCAGCGTCGGCCTGGTGGCCTGCGTGGTGTTCGCGCTGGCCACGATCGCCGCGGCGCTGGTCAGCGGCATCCTGGCCGGCGGCTGGATCTTCAGCTTCACGCCGGTCATGCCCAAGTTCAGCCGGCTCAACCCGCTGTCGGGCGTGGCGAATCTCTTTTCCAAGCAGCAGATGGTCACCGTCGTGAAGATGGTGCTCATGACCATCGTGCTGTCGTTCATCGGCTGGAAGTACCTGTCGAGCGGCCTGGAGGACATGGCGCGCGTGGGCAGCCAGCCGTCGCCGATGGCGCTGGCCATGGTCGGCGAGTGGCTGGCCGGCGGCGTCGGCATCATGCTGCTGGTGGTGTTCCTGGTGGCGCTGGTCGACGTGCCGCTGCAGGCCTTCCTGTTCAAGTCGCGGCTGAAGATGTCGCACCAGGAAGTCAAGCAGGAACACAAGGAATCCGAAGGCAACCCCGAGATCAAGGGCAAGCTGCGCCAGAAGCAGCGCGAGATCGCCAACCGCGCCAGCATCCAGGCCGTGCCCAAGGCCGATTTCGTGGTCATGAACCCGACCCACTACGCCGTGGCGCTGCGCTACGACGAAGCCAGCATGGATGCGCCCCAGGTCATCGCCAAGGGCACCGACCTGCTGGCGCAGAAGATCCGCGAAGTGGCCACGGCGCACGATGTGCCGGTGCTGCAATCCCCGATGCTGGCGCGCGCGCTGTATGCGCACGCCGAGCTTGACCAGTCGATTCCCGCGCCGCTGTTCACCGCGGTCGCCCAGGTGCTGGCCTACGTCTATCGCCTCAAGGCCGCGCTGCGCGGCGAAGGCCAGATGCCCCAGGCCCTCGACGAAGTCCCCGTTCCCCCTGAACTCGACCCGCACCAGCGGTCGGCCCCACAAGGCAGCGCGACATGAACTCCTCGATGAAATCCCTGCAGGCCCTGGGCGGCAAATACGGCGCCGCGGCGCAGGGCCTGTCGGCCCCGCTGCTGGTGGTGGCGATCCTGGCGCTGATGGTGCTGCCTATCCCGCCCTGGCTGCTCGACACCTTCTTCACGCTGAACATCGCCGTCGCGCTGATGGTGATGATGGTCGCGGCCTACATGATCCGCCCGCTGGATTTCGCAGCGTTCCCGACGGTGCTGCTGCTGACGACGCTGATGCGCCTGTCGCTCAACGTCGCCTCGACGCGCGTGGTGCTGCTCGAGGGCCACACCGGCCCGGGCGCGGCCGGCGCGGTGATCGAGGCCTTCGGCCACTTCCTGATCGGCGGCAACTTCGCCGTCGGCCTGATCGTGTTCGCGATCCTGGTGGTGATCAACTTCGTGGTCATCACCAAGGGCGCGGAGCGCATTGCCGAGGTCTCGGCGCGCTTCACGCTGGACGCGATGCCGGGCAAGCAGATGGCCGTCGACGCCGACCTGAACGCGGGCCTGATCAACGAGGACGAAGCCAAGCGCCGCCGCGCCGAAGTCGGCGAGGAAGCCAACTTCTTCGGCTCGATGGACGGCGCCTCGAAGTTCGTGCGCGGCGATGCGATCGCCGGCATTCTGATCCTGCTGCTGAACATCGTCGGCGGCTTCATCATCGGCATGGCCCAGCACGGCCTGTCGGCCGGCCAGGCCGCCGACAACTATGTTCTGCTGGCCGTCGGCGACGCGCTGGTGGCGCAGATTCCCGGCCTGCTGATCTCGGTGGCCGCGGCCATGGTGGTCTCGCGCGTGGGCAAGGGCGAGGACATGGGGCGCCAGATCATCGATCAGCTGTTCATGTCGCCGCGCGTGCTGGCCGTGACCGGTGGCGTGCTCGCCGTGCTGGGCCTGATTCCCGGCATGCCCCACATCGTGTTCCTGGGCATGGGCAGCGCGCTGATCTATGCGGCCTGGGTGCTGGCGCGCCGCCAGCAGGCCGAGAAGGCCGCCAAGGCCGCCGCGCCCGCGCAGCAGCAGCAGGCGCCGGCCGGCGACTCCGGCGAAGCCAGCTGGGACGACCTGCAGCCCGTGGACCTGCTGGGCCTGGAGCTGGGCTACCGCCTGATCGCGCTGGTCGACAAGAAGCGCCAGGGCGACCTGCTGACACGCATCAAGGGCGTGCGCCGCAAGTTCGCGCAGGAAGTCGGCTTCCTGCCGCCGGCCGTGCATGTGCGCGACAACCTCGAACTCAAGCCCAGCGCCTACCGCGTAACGCTGCGCGGCGTGAGCATCGCCGAAGGCGAGGCCTTTCCCGGCATGTTCCTCGCCATCAACCCCGGCGGCATCAGCACGCCGCTGATCGGCACCCCGACCACCGACCCGGCGTTCGGCCTGCCCGCGCACTGGATCGACGAACGCCAGAAGGAAGCGGCACAAATGGCGGGTTTTACCGTCGTTGATTCCGAAACCGTGATGGCCACGCATTTGTCACACTTGATGCAAGTGCATGCGGCCAAGCTCCTGAGCCGCACGGAGACCCAGCAGCTCGTCGAACATGTCGCGCGCCAGGCTCCCAAGCTGATTGAAGAAGTGGTTCCGAAAATGGTGTCGATCTCAACCTTCCAGAAAGTGCTCC
This window encodes:
- a CDS encoding EscU/YscU/HrcU family type III secretion system export apparatus switch protein produces the protein MDSSQDKNLPATERKLQKTRKDGQGARSRDLSHLAILGMGAVAMLIGAQPLINHLKLAFIHQFSFNAQTVQTPALMLERLLQMGSVGLVACVVFALATIAAALVSGILAGGWIFSFTPVMPKFSRLNPLSGVANLFSKQQMVTVVKMVLMTIVLSFIGWKYLSSGLEDMARVGSQPSPMALAMVGEWLAGGVGIMLLVVFLVALVDVPLQAFLFKSRLKMSHQEVKQEHKESEGNPEIKGKLRQKQREIANRASIQAVPKADFVVMNPTHYAVALRYDEASMDAPQVIAKGTDLLAQKIREVATAHDVPVLQSPMLARALYAHAELDQSIPAPLFTAVAQVLAYVYRLKAALRGEGQMPQALDEVPVPPELDPHQRSAPQGSAT
- the flhA gene encoding flagellar biosynthesis protein FlhA → MNSSMKSLQALGGKYGAAAQGLSAPLLVVAILALMVLPIPPWLLDTFFTLNIAVALMVMMVAAYMIRPLDFAAFPTVLLLTTLMRLSLNVASTRVVLLEGHTGPGAAGAVIEAFGHFLIGGNFAVGLIVFAILVVINFVVITKGAERIAEVSARFTLDAMPGKQMAVDADLNAGLINEDEAKRRRAEVGEEANFFGSMDGASKFVRGDAIAGILILLLNIVGGFIIGMAQHGLSAGQAADNYVLLAVGDALVAQIPGLLISVAAAMVVSRVGKGEDMGRQIIDQLFMSPRVLAVTGGVLAVLGLIPGMPHIVFLGMGSALIYAAWVLARRQQAEKAAKAAAPAQQQQAPAGDSGEASWDDLQPVDLLGLELGYRLIALVDKKRQGDLLTRIKGVRRKFAQEVGFLPPAVHVRDNLELKPSAYRVTLRGVSIAEGEAFPGMFLAINPGGISTPLIGTPTTDPAFGLPAHWIDERQKEAAQMAGFTVVDSETVMATHLSHLMQVHAAKLLSRTETQQLVEHVARQAPKLIEEVVPKMVSISTFQKVLQLLLEDAVHIRDIRTIIETLAEHAPQTQDPVELARRVRIALSPAIVQQIYGPTRELNVIAIEPGLERLLVQALGNPAAPSLDPGVAEILTQKAADVAQKQEELGMPACLLVPDSIRNAIARLLKRVAPRLQVLSHSEIPETHTIRIGPILKGASA